A window of Oncorhynchus tshawytscha isolate Ot180627B linkage group LG10, Otsh_v2.0, whole genome shotgun sequence contains these coding sequences:
- the arl2 gene encoding ADP-ribosylation factor-like protein 2 gives MGLLTILKKMKHKEREMRLLMLGLDNAGKTTILKKFNGEDVSTISPTLGFNIKTLEHKGFKLNIWDVGGQKSLRSYWRNYFESTDGLVWVVDSADRLRLEDCRQELSSLLMEERLSGATLLVFANKQDLPGSLSKETIREALGLDDIKTHHWCIIGCSAVTGENLLTGVDWLLDDIAARVFTAD, from the exons ATGGGTTTGCTGACAATACTGAAGAAAATGAAGCACAAGGAGCGAGAGATGCGACTCCTTATGTT GGGCTTAGACAACGCTGGTAAGACCACTATTCTGAAGAAGTTCAATGGCGAGGATGTGAGTACCATCTCTCCTACACTGGGGTTCAACATCAAAACCTTGGAACATAAAGG GTTCAAGTTAAACATCTGGGACGTGGGCGGTCAGAAATCCCTTCGTTCTTACTGGAGGAACTACTTTGAGAGCACGGATGGGTTGGTGTGGGTGGTGGACAGCGCAGACAGACTGAGACTGGAGGACTGCAGACAGGAACTTAGCTCTCTGCTGATGGAggag agGTTATCTGGAGCTACTCTCCTGGTTTTCGCCAACAAACAGGACCTTCCTGGATCCCTGAGTAAAGAGACCATTCGAGAG gccctgGGTCTGGATGACATTAAGACCCACCACTGGTGTATCATCGGCTGCAGTGCTGTGACAGGAGAGAACCTACTGACTGGAGTAGACTGGCTACTGGATGACATCGCTGCACGCGTCTTCACTGCAGATTAA